One Hevea brasiliensis isolate MT/VB/25A 57/8 chromosome 5, ASM3005281v1, whole genome shotgun sequence genomic region harbors:
- the LOC110670152 gene encoding vacuolar-sorting receptor 1, translating to MREKLWFLLCVWLLLCGSCLGRFVVEKNSLKVTVPDSVKGVYECAIGNFGVPQYGGTLVGTVIYPKANQKACKGFDEVDISFKSKPGGLPIFLLADRGDCYFTLKAWNAQNGGAAAILVSDDKNEQLITMDNPEEENADADYLQKINIPSALISKSLGDSIKKALSGGEMVNINLDWTEALPHPDERVEYEFWTNSNDECGPKCDSQMEFVRNFKGAAQILEQKGYTQFTPHYITWYCPEAFILSKQCKSQCINHGRYCAPDPEQDFSRGYDGKDVVVQNLRQVCFFKVANESGKPWLWWDYVTDFAIRCPMKDKRYTKECADHVIEALGVDLKKIDKCIGDTEADAENPVLKAEQDSQIGKGSRGDVTILPTLVINNRQYRGKLDKGAVLKAICAGFRETTEPAICLSKDIETNECLENNGGCWQDKAANLTACKDTFRGRVCECPVVQGVKFVGDGYTHCEASGALRCEINNGGCWKKTQDGRTFSACVEDHSQGCKCPPGFKGDGVDSCEDVDECKEKTACQCPECKCKNTWGSYECSCGSGLLYMREHDTCISKDANTEVSWSFVWIIILGLAAAGVAGYAIYKYRIRRYMDSEIRAIMAQYMPLDNQGEIPVHHAHRGDI from the exons ATGAGGGAAAAGCTATGGTTTTTATTGTGTGTGTGGCTTTTGCTGTGTGGGTCTTGCTTGGGTAGGTTTGTGGTTGAGAAGAACAGCTTGAAAGTGACTGTTCCAGATTCAGTGAAGGGGGTGTATGAATGTGCAATTGGCAATTTTGGGGTTCCTCAGTATGGAGGGACTTTAGTTGGCACTGTGATTTATCCAAAAGCCAACCAGAAGGCCTGCAAGGGATTCGATGAGGTTGATATCTCCTTCAAATCGAAGCCTGGAGGTCTACCCATTTTTCTCCTTGCCGATCGAGGAG ATTGTTACTTCACCCTGAAGGCCTGGAATGCACAAAATGGTGGAGCAGCAGCTATTCTGGTTTCAGATGACAAGAATGAACAATTGATTACAATGGACAACCCCGAAGAAGAAAATGCAGATGCTGATTATCTGCAAAAGATAAACATTCCGTCTGCTCTAATCAGCAAGTCCTTGGGAGACAGTATCAAGAAGGCTCTGTCCGGTGGGGAGATGGTTAACATAAATCTTGATTGGACGGAAGCTCTTCCACATCCTGATGAGCGTGTTGAATATGAGTTCTGGACAAATAGCAATGATGAGTGTGGGCCAAAGTGTGACAGCCAGATGGAGTTTGTCAGGAACTTCAAAGGTGCAGCTCAGATACTTGAGCAGAAGGGTTACACTCAATTCACCCCACACTATATAACATGGTATTGTCCGGAAGCATTCATTCTGAGCAAACAATGCAAATCCCAGTGCATAAACCATGGTAGGTACTGTGCTCCAGATCCTGAGCAGGACTTTAGTCGAGGATATGATGGAAAAGATGTTGTGGTTCAAAATCTACGTCAAGTTTGCTTCTTTAAAGTGGCCAACGAAAGCGGGAAGCCATGGCTCTGGTGGGATTATGTGACTGACTTTGCAATCCGTTGTCCAATGAAAGACAAGAGATACACCAAAGAATGTGCAGATCACGTAATTGAAGCTCTTG GTGTTGACCTCAAGAAGATAGACAAATGTATAGGTGACACTGAGGCAGATGCGGAAAACCCAGTTCTTAAAGCTGAACAAGATTCCCAG ATTGGAAAAGGCTCTCGTGGAGATGTGACTATACTGCCAACTCTTGTCATTAACAACAGACAGTATAGAG GCAAGTTGGATAAAGGAGCAGTTCTTAAGGCTATTTGTGCAGGTTTCCGAGAGACTACAGAGCCAGCCATATGTTTAAGTAAAG ACATAGAAACCAATGAGTGTTTGGAGAACAATGGTGGGTGCTGGCAGGACAAGGCCGCTAACCTTACTGCATGCAAG GATACTTTTCGGGGAAGAGTATGTGAATGTCCTGTGGTACAAGGAGTGAAGTTTGTTGGTGATGGTTATACCCATTGTGAAG CTTCGGGTGCTTTACGTTGTGAAATTAACAATGGAGGATGCTGGAAGAAAACCCAAGATGGCAGGACATTTTCTGCTTGTGTT GAGGATCATTCACAAGGTTGCAAGTGTCCTCCAGGATTCAAGGGTGATGGAGTCGACTCCTGCGAGG ATGTGGATGAATGCAAAGAGAAGACGGCCTGCCAATGCCCAGAATGCAAATGCAAAAATACATGGGGCAGTTATGAGTGCAGCTGTGGTAGTGGTTTATTGTACATGCGAGAACATGACACTTGCATAA GTAAAGATGCCAACACAGAGGTCAGCTGGAGCTT